The region CTTGTCTGAGGCATAGGACCATCTGTAGCCGCTACCACCAATATCGCCCCATCCATCTGAGCTGCTCCCGTTATCATATTCTTAATATAATCAGCATGCCCAGGACAATCTACATGCGCATAATGACGCTTGTCCGTCTCATACTCAACATGCGCTGTCGCTATCGTTATACCCCTCTCTCGCTCCTCAGGAGCCTTGTCTATCTCATCAAACGGAATATACTCCGCCTCACCCTTCATCGCTAATATCTTCGTTATCGCAGCCGTCAACGTCGTCTTACCATGATCTATATGACCTATCGTACCAATATTTACATGCGGCTTCTTCCGCTCAAACTTTGCCTTGCCCATCTCATACCCCCTGTCTTTTAAAATTCTTTCTTCACTAAAAAAACATACCCACAAATTAAAAATATATAAAATCTTTGACTGTAGGCAGGAAAACCTGGAGCCCACGACCGGACTTGAACCGGTGACCTCTTCCTTACCAAGGAAGTGCTCCACCGACTGAGCTACGTGGGCACTCTGGCTTGACTTTTTTTTGGAGCGGGAAACGGGACTCGAACCCGCAACCCTCAGCTTGGAAGGCTGATGCTCTAGCCAATTGAGCTATTCCCGCTTCTAAAATAAAAGAGTAGTCAAGCAACAGGAATTTCCTGTCTCCTACTCAAAAAATTTTAATGGTGGAGGGGGGAGGATTCGAACCTCCGAAGGCATTCGCCGACAGATTTACAGTCTGTTCCCTTTGGCCACTCGGGAACCCCTCCAAAAAAAGAAACCAAAGAGCAAACTCTATTACCCTCTAGTCTCTTTTTATCTTTTGTCAAATGGAGCTGGCGATGGGACTCGAACCCGCAACCTGCTGATTACAAGTCAGCTGCTCTACCAATTGAGCTACGCCAGCCCAACGGAAAAAGCGTTCTTATATCCTTATTTTTGAAAATGCAAGTATTTTTTTCTTAGTTGAAAAAATTTTTTTCAAAATTACTTCTCTATTTCCGCCAATCTAGTAAGTTTAACCCTAAAATATTATTTATGTATACTTGAAAGCACCTCTAAACTATTTTCTGCTTTTTCTTTAACTTTTTTTGCCAACTCTAAAAAAGCACTCTTAGCAAAAGAATCTTCTTCTAACAAAACCACTGGTTTTCCTAAGTCCCCAGCCACCACAGTGGCAGGATCTAAAGGTATAGCACCCAAAAAATCTAATCCTAATCTAGAAGCAAGTTCTCTGCCCCCGCCCTTCTTAAATAAAGAAATTTCTTTTTTACAGTAAGGACAAATAAGGCCACTCATATTCTCTACGATACCCAAAATATTGGCCTTAGCATATTGAAGAAAATTAATCGCTTTACGTACATCTGCCAATGATACCTCTTGAGGGGTTGTTACTACTACACAAAGCGCATCTGGAATAGTCTTTAAAACAGTCATTGGCTCATCACCCGTGCCAGGAGGAGAGTCTATGACCAAAAAATCCAGCTCGCCCCAATCTACATCTGAAACAAATTGTCTAATAGCAGAAGTCTTCATTGGTCCACGCCACAGTACTGCTTGATCTGGATCTGTAAGTAAACACTCCATTGAAACTACTGCTAAGTTATCATTAAATTTTTTAGGTTTTATGAATTTATGTTCATCAACATCTAAAAGTCCTTTTAACCCCAGTAAGTGAGGAACACTTGGCCCATGAATATCAACATCCAAAAGGCCTACTTTTTCTCCCATTTCAGCTAAAGCAACAGCTAAATTTGTAGCAACTGAGCTCTTTCCAACCCCACCTTTTCCACTCATCACAAAAATTTTATATTTTATTTTAGCTAAGGTAGAAGAAATAATCTCATCTTGAATAGATTTTGTAACTTTAGAGCTACTATTGGAATTACTGTTTGAATTACAAGAACTGCACTCTGTCATATATCCACTCCTTTTAAAGCAAATGTATTAAAACCATTTTAATGCTATAAAACCTAATATCAACAATCCTACAGTCAAGCTCATTACCCAATTAAATCTCTTTTCTAGAAAATTTCTTGCCTTTTCTCCTTGCCAAAAAATAAGAGCACTAATGGTATAAAACCGTACACCTCTACTGAACAAAGAAACCAAAGTAAAGGACAAAATAGGTATTTTAAAGGCACCTGCAGTAAGAGTACATAATTTATAAGGCACAGGAGTAAGCCCAGCAATACCAACTGCCCAAAATTCGTATTTAAGATAAAGATGTTGGAGATAAAGATACTTGTCTCCTAGTCCATAAAATCTAATTAAACTTTGCCCTATGCTATCCATAAAAAAATAGCCTAAATAATAACCAATAATCCCTCCTACAATAGATCCTATAAGACATATTCCTGCATAAAAAAAAGCCTTCTCCCTTTTTGCTAGGCCCATTGGAATTAAAAGAACATCTGGAGGAATAGGAAAAAAAATTGATTCAGTAATAGAAACAAATATAAGTGTCTGCAATGCACCTTTACTTTTTGCAACTTCCCAAAATTTAGAGAATATCTTTGCTCTTACCACCCGAATCTCCCAACTAAATCCACAAACATTACTCCTCCAAAGTCCTCTTTTTGAATTTCTCCTTTCTCTTTTTTAATTCGTATCAAAGTTTGATGTCTCTTTCCCTCTCCAACAGGAATTACCATTATTCCTGGGTCTGCTAACTGCTCTATTAAAGGTTCAGGAATTTGAGGAGCGCCTGCAGTCACAATTATTCTATCAAAAGGAGCATTTTCAGGCCAACCTAAAGTACCATCATCTAACTTTAATTTAATAGAAAAATATCTTAACTCTCTATAAAGCTTCATAGCTTTTAGATATAAACTCCTTATTCTCTCTACAGTATAAACATCTAATC is a window of Desulfonauticus submarinus DNA encoding:
- a CDS encoding GTP-binding protein, giving the protein MGKAKFERKKPHVNIGTIGHIDHGKTTLTAAITKILAMKGEAEYIPFDEIDKAPEERERGITIATAHVEYETDKRHYAHVDCPGHADYIKNMITGAAQMDGAILVVAATDGPMPQT
- a CDS encoding Mrp/NBP35 family ATP-binding protein: MTECSSCNSNSNSNSSSKVTKSIQDEIISSTLAKIKYKIFVMSGKGGVGKSSVATNLAVALAEMGEKVGLLDVDIHGPSVPHLLGLKGLLDVDEHKFIKPKKFNDNLAVVSMECLLTDPDQAVLWRGPMKTSAIRQFVSDVDWGELDFLVIDSPPGTGDEPMTVLKTIPDALCVVVTTPQEVSLADVRKAINFLQYAKANILGIVENMSGLICPYCKKEISLFKKGGGRELASRLGLDFLGAIPLDPATVVAGDLGKPVVLLEEDSFAKSAFLELAKKVKEKAENSLEVLSSIHK
- a CDS encoding YqaA family protein, which produces MVRAKIFSKFWEVAKSKGALQTLIFVSITESIFFPIPPDVLLIPMGLAKREKAFFYAGICLIGSIVGGIIGYYLGYFFMDSIGQSLIRFYGLGDKYLYLQHLYLKYEFWAVGIAGLTPVPYKLCTLTAGAFKIPILSFTLVSLFSRGVRFYTISALIFWQGEKARNFLEKRFNWVMSLTVGLLILGFIALKWF
- a CDS encoding protein-L-isoaspartate(D-aspartate) O-methyltransferase is translated as MRRDLKRLRERMVKEQIEARGIKDPLVLQAMRKVPRHFFVDEALENQAYCDHPLPIGHGQTISQPYIVALMSQLLCPTPGLSVLEIGTGSGYQAAILAEMGLDVYTVERIRSLYLKAMKLYRELRYFSIKLKLDDGTLGWPENAPFDRIIVTAGAPQIPEPLIEQLADPGIMVIPVGEGKRHQTLIRIKKEKGEIQKEDFGGVMFVDLVGRFGW